A region from the Mercenaria mercenaria strain notata chromosome 7, MADL_Memer_1, whole genome shotgun sequence genome encodes:
- the LOC128558823 gene encoding E3 SUMO-protein ligase KIAA1586-like has translation MRTAHFIAKHHKSFLDYKHICELDKMKGLDVGTSYTTDKGGATLLQSISSVTRAYVCQSITSAKFFSFTCDGSSDFTGDDYESIYTCTCTNGIIQDQFLSIGIAKFASSSDIHDHICENYTRLGLENEFKAKLVGFCSDGASNMQGHKSGLVALLRKTHPHIVTVHCLAHRLELAFKDTIKKVPLYEKMMTLLLGLYYLYRKSPKLKMGLKRSFEAHQTKMLLPTRVGGTRWLPHLDLAIRNFIRGYKAVRSHLESSSHTSPKAEGLAKIAGDSNLLGFVLSLQAVIQPLVRLSLNLQKDDQTLADDHCHVEATRAVLSHLTEKVWQYRGQSCNSSLPVSS, from the exons ATGAGAACTGCTCATTTTATTGCCAAGCATCACAAGTCATTCTTAGATTATAAACACATTTGTGAACTGGACAAAATGAAAGGGTTAGATGTTGGAACATCTTACACGACAGATAAAGGGGGTGCAACATTATTGCAGTCTATCTCGAGTGTCACCAGGGCATATGTTTGCCAGAGtattacttcagctaaattctTCTCTTTCACCTGCGATGGTTCCAGTGACTTTACAGGGGATGACTACGAGTCTATTTACACTTGTACATGTACAAATGGGATAATTCAGGACCAGTTCTTATCCATTGGGATTGCCAAGTTTGCTTCATCTAGTGACATACATGACCACATTTGTGAAAACTATACAAGGCTTGGCTTAGAAAATGAGTTCAAGGCCAAGCTTGTCGGATTCTGTTCAGATGGAGCGTCAAATATGCagg GTCATAAATCTGGTCTAGTGGCTCTACTTCGAAAAACCCACCCCCACATAGTGACTGTCCACTGTCTGGCTCATAGGCTTGAACTTGCCTTTAAGGACACTATTAAGAAAGTCCCACTGTATGAAAAAATGATGACTCTTCTCCTTGGGCTCTACTACTTGTATAGGAAGAGTCCAAAGTTGAAAATGGGTCTAAAGAGATCATTTGAGGCTCATCAGACCAAAATGTTGTTGCCAACACGTGTTGGTGGTACCAGATGGCTACCACACCTCGACTTAGCCATCAGGAACTTCATCCGAGGCTACAAAGCTGTTAGAAGTCACCTGGAGTCATCGTCACACACAAGCCCAAAAGCTGAAGGACTGGCTAAAATCGCTGGTGACTCCAATTTGCTGGGTTTTGTCCTATCTCTGCAG GCAGTCATTCAGCCACTGGTGCGACTTAGCCTTAACCTACAGAAGGATGACCAGACACTTGCTGACGACCACTGTCATGTTGAGGCAACACGGGCTGTACTTTCACATCTAACAGAGAA AGTATGGCAATACAGAGGTCAAAGCTGCAACAGCTCACTTCCAGTCAGTTCTTGA
- the LOC128558825 gene encoding uncharacterized protein LOC128558825 — protein sequence MRDEGLENCLTLIDLLRTLPSTSVKNESSFSIMKLTKGKRRPRMKPSTLNDLLTVSLVSPPVSQFDPIKSIEHFLSSSLKPRRVDGYQRKKTTAEVTADDESEADEAYIDNEEVSVLLLSFKFKNIKVT from the exons ATGCGAGATGAAGGCCTGGAAAATTGCCTAACCCTCATTGACCTTCTACGGACTCTTCCATCCACATCAGTGAAAAACGAAAGCTCGTTTTCTATCATGAAGCTGACCAAGGGGAAGAGGAGACCACGGATGAAACCTTCCACATTAAATGACTTGCTGACTGTCAGTTTGGTGTCCCCTCCTGTGAGCCAGTTTGATCCAATCAAGAGCATAGAACATTTTTTG AGCTCTTCCCTTAAGCCTCGTAGAGTGGATGGGTACCAAAGAAAGAAGACCACAGCTGAAGTCACAGCAGACGATGAATCCGAAGCAGATGAGGCATATATTGACAATGAAGAGGTATCTGTTTTACTGCTgtcctttaaatttaaaaacattaaggTAACATGA